The Methanoregula boonei 6A8 genome has a window encoding:
- a CDS encoding PAS domain-containing protein: MKTHDAELRVIKDLLRNNPKGMKITRIARDLAMNRNTAAKFLEILLMTGQVEVVEHGKSKIFIISRRTSIPTMLDRSADFILVLDQDMKISEVNDNYLKFVGRARGDLLGKRPGTTGLPVIGRQPVVEKIREAHYGADIRTELHEVLPTGEFYFDLRITPTTFNTGKRGITIIIGDITREKKSAISVRESEANFRTLFGESPVGTAVFDSAGELVNANPAFLRLAGVKTRDEIGSPNLFSLEGIPPGSRDLLNTGKKVRFESDTGFDGVKDTGAAPGIGPEGMVFDVRITPVKLTLGEQQAGYLLQIHESQAGFRRIIDHAPDLIARFSRDLKYLYANREIEVVTGITAGEVIGRTNRDLGIPPETALLWDETIQKVVTTGKPVSFEFPLPHCDELRWYRTSCAPERSGSGDVVSVITVTRDITGQKERESDAAQNRKLVEEVLSCIDDAVILVDSRTSTISFVNPAVTKMFGHSREELMGKDPVLLFGAGGSIPGYPANLTEISGNSEFCEIESRMKRKDGEKFPVSLLLRSICDDAGQTKNIVLVVRDTTGRKWAGEGNLQCTPWNPNASQYSRIFPADPFRHGQAT; encoded by the coding sequence ATGAAGACCCACGATGCCGAACTCCGCGTGATTAAAGATCTCCTGCGCAACAACCCGAAGGGTATGAAAATTACCCGAATTGCCCGCGATCTTGCGATGAACCGGAACACGGCCGCAAAATTCCTCGAGATCCTTCTCATGACCGGGCAGGTCGAAGTGGTCGAGCACGGGAAGTCAAAAATTTTCATCATTTCGCGACGGACAAGTATCCCGACGATGCTGGATCGTTCCGCGGATTTTATTCTCGTCCTGGACCAGGACATGAAGATATCAGAGGTAAACGATAACTATCTGAAATTTGTGGGACGGGCACGGGGGGATCTTCTCGGGAAACGACCGGGCACCACCGGGCTTCCGGTCATTGGCAGGCAACCGGTCGTTGAAAAAATCCGGGAAGCTCATTACGGGGCCGATATCCGGACCGAACTACACGAGGTCCTTCCCACGGGGGAATTTTACTTTGATCTCCGTATAACTCCTACCACGTTTAACACCGGGAAAAGGGGAATAACGATCATTATCGGGGACATTACAAGGGAGAAGAAGAGCGCGATCTCTGTCAGGGAAAGCGAGGCGAATTTCCGGACCTTGTTTGGCGAGTCCCCTGTTGGCACTGCAGTCTTTGATTCCGCTGGAGAACTCGTGAATGCAAACCCGGCATTTCTCAGACTGGCCGGTGTGAAAACCCGGGATGAAATCGGTTCCCCCAACCTGTTCTCCCTTGAAGGGATCCCCCCCGGGTCGCGGGATCTCCTGAACACCGGGAAAAAAGTGAGATTTGAATCAGATACCGGTTTTGATGGTGTGAAGGATACTGGTGCCGCCCCCGGCATCGGGCCGGAAGGTATGGTCTTTGACGTTCGGATAACGCCGGTAAAACTTACCCTGGGGGAGCAGCAGGCCGGCTATCTTCTCCAGATCCATGAAAGCCAGGCCGGGTTCCGGCGGATTATTGACCATGCCCCGGATCTTATTGCACGGTTCAGCCGCGATCTGAAGTACCTGTATGCCAACCGGGAGATTGAGGTGGTGACCGGGATAACCGCGGGCGAAGTTATCGGCAGGACGAACCGGGATCTTGGGATCCCGCCCGAAACCGCCCTGCTCTGGGATGAGACCATACAGAAGGTTGTTACTACCGGAAAACCGGTGTCGTTCGAATTCCCGCTTCCCCACTGCGATGAACTTCGCTGGTACCGTACGAGTTGTGCTCCTGAACGAAGCGGGAGCGGCGATGTTGTTTCCGTTATTACGGTAACTCGTGATATCACCGGGCAGAAAGAGCGCGAGTCTGATGCCGCGCAGAACAGGAAGCTTGTGGAAGAGGTTCTCTCCTGCATTGATGATGCCGTCATTCTCGTAGACTCGCGCACTTCAACAATTTCATTCGTAAATCCGGCGGTCACAAAAATGTTCGGGCACTCGCGGGAGGAGTTGATGGGAAAAGACCCGGTGCTCCTGTTCGGCGCCGGGGGATCGATCCCGGGGTATCCCGCGAACCTGACGGAGATTTCCGGGAACAGTGAGTTCTGCGAGATAGAATCCCGGATGAAACGAAAAGATGGCGAGAAATTCCCCGTATCCCTGCTCCTCCGCTCTATCTGCGATGATGCAGGACAGACAAAAAACATTGTTCTGGTTGTCCGGGACACAACCGGACGGAAGTGGGCAGGGGAGGGGAACCTGCAATGCACTCCGTGGAACCCGAATGCCTCCCAGTATTCCCGTATCTTTCCCGCAGATCCCTTCAGGCACGGGCAGGCAACGTAA
- a CDS encoding flavodoxin family protein, protein MPSPLVGRKIGVGTITAPDPANVKGTRVVGISGSSRQEPGMSKSERLLLRALDRCKDLGCETQFLRLKDLKIYDCEGNYSENPADCTYPCQSTMKYEDDEMDKVYAAVLDCDVLFLATPIRWNNHSALVQKFIERMNCIENQYSWFGNRMIKNKVVSLIIIGHVDGMQHVAGNLLNFFAWLGFHSPEVSIASWVGENNEDTTKDWEQIEKNPYTQEDLVDMVNSSLRLACSLKHQP, encoded by the coding sequence ATGCCATCCCCCCTAGTCGGACGGAAGATCGGTGTAGGAACGATTACGGCGCCGGACCCGGCGAACGTGAAGGGCACCCGCGTGGTCGGGATCTCCGGTTCAAGCCGGCAGGAGCCGGGCATGTCCAAGTCGGAACGCCTGCTTCTCCGGGCACTCGACCGGTGCAAGGATCTCGGGTGCGAAACGCAGTTCCTCCGGTTAAAGGATCTTAAAATCTACGACTGCGAAGGTAACTATTCGGAAAACCCCGCAGACTGCACCTATCCCTGCCAGTCCACGATGAAGTACGAGGACGACGAGATGGACAAGGTGTACGCGGCGGTGCTGGACTGCGATGTTCTCTTTCTGGCGACTCCCATCCGCTGGAACAACCACTCGGCCCTTGTCCAGAAGTTCATCGAACGGATGAACTGCATCGAGAACCAGTATTCGTGGTTCGGGAACCGGATGATTAAAAACAAGGTGGTGAGCCTGATCATCATCGGGCACGTGGACGGCATGCAGCACGTGGCAGGAAATCTCCTCAACTTCTTTGCGTGGCTGGGCTTTCACAGCCCCGAGGTTTCGATTGCCTCGTGGGTGGGGGAGAATAACGAGGACACGACCAAAGACTGGGAGCAGATAGAAAAGAACCCGTACACGCAGGAAGACCTCGTGGACATGGTCAACTCCTCGCTGCGCCTTGCCTGCAGCCTGAAACACCAGCCCTGA
- a CDS encoding MFS transporter has protein sequence MTETPPLTPAEFAHRYRIPILLVILVGVFMAVLDNNIVAIALPTITSDFNVPLGQSQWIATAYIITIIATVLIFGTLSPVLGKARLYICGMALFVASSAACGLAHTLPLLVLSRIVQGIGAAMLMSISMAIIMQVFPLHERGKALGYVTATVGLGLIIGPALGGVLVEALGWPYVFFVNVPIGIVMLIPAVRYLKLEETGSKIGKLDSPGIALFIALMAGVALFVNELANPPVNMTSLSAYAVFTLAALAAFVLRERSARNPLMDLSLFSDRRFVLPSASLVLYFVATFILIIILPFYFEGVMGWKPLQVGLVAFVMPVAMIVSAPVFGRTYDKRPSKNYPAIGVLGMGGGFFLCGYGFATQSVLVIVIALILAGLFRSIFQGPNTIEIMGSLPAEKAGIASSLLVILQDLGILLGISAGSILLVLQLNALGYTGAVLDAGAGMLPPIFANAMYAGGLCCVVAAMVTYKR, from the coding sequence ATGACCGAGACTCCCCCTCTTACTCCTGCGGAATTTGCCCACCGGTACCGCATCCCCATCCTCCTTGTCATCCTCGTGGGCGTCTTCATGGCCGTGCTGGACAACAATATTGTTGCCATCGCGCTTCCGACGATTACCAGCGACTTTAACGTGCCGCTGGGCCAGTCCCAGTGGATTGCAACAGCCTATATCATCACGATCATTGCTACCGTGCTCATCTTTGGCACCCTCTCCCCGGTGCTTGGCAAGGCCCGGCTCTACATCTGCGGCATGGCCCTCTTTGTGGCAAGCTCTGCTGCCTGCGGGCTTGCACACACACTCCCCCTGCTCGTCCTTTCGCGGATCGTACAGGGGATCGGGGCCGCGATGCTCATGTCCATCTCCATGGCCATCATCATGCAGGTCTTCCCCCTGCACGAGAGGGGTAAGGCGCTCGGGTACGTGACAGCCACGGTCGGCCTTGGCCTGATTATCGGCCCGGCCCTTGGCGGCGTGCTCGTGGAAGCCCTTGGCTGGCCGTATGTCTTTTTTGTCAACGTCCCTATCGGGATCGTCATGCTCATTCCCGCTGTGCGCTACCTGAAACTGGAGGAGACCGGTTCGAAAATCGGAAAGCTCGACAGCCCCGGGATTGCACTCTTTATCGCGCTGATGGCAGGCGTTGCCCTCTTTGTCAACGAACTGGCAAACCCGCCGGTGAATATGACCTCTCTCTCCGCGTACGCCGTCTTTACCCTCGCTGCGCTTGCCGCATTTGTGCTCCGCGAACGGTCTGCCCGAAATCCGCTCATGGACCTCTCCCTCTTTTCCGACCGGCGCTTCGTGCTCCCCTCGGCAAGTCTTGTCCTGTACTTTGTTGCCACTTTCATTCTCATCATCATCCTGCCGTTCTACTTCGAAGGAGTCATGGGCTGGAAACCCCTGCAGGTGGGCCTTGTGGCCTTTGTGATGCCGGTGGCCATGATCGTGAGTGCCCCCGTTTTTGGCAGGACGTATGATAAGCGGCCCTCAAAGAATTATCCCGCCATAGGTGTGCTTGGGATGGGCGGGGGGTTTTTCCTGTGCGGGTACGGGTTTGCCACGCAGAGCGTCCTTGTCATCGTGATAGCGCTCATCCTTGCCGGCCTCTTCCGCTCGATCTTCCAGGGCCCAAACACCATCGAGATCATGGGGTCGCTCCCGGCAGAAAAGGCGGGGATCGCATCAAGCCTGCTCGTGATCCTCCAGGACCTCGGGATCCTGCTTGGGATCTCCGCGGGAAGCATCCTTCTGGTCCTCCAGCTCAATGCGCTTGGCTACACCGGCGCTGTTCTCGATGCCGGGGCGGGGATGCTCCCGCCGATCTTTGCAAATGCCATGTATGCCGGCGGTCTCTGCTGTGTGGTGGCGGCCATGGTCACCTACAAACGGTAA
- a CDS encoding aldo/keto reductase, whose product MLYRRFPKVHQDISILGFGCMRLPVLENQQINEPLATEMARYAIDHGVNYVDTAYPYHNGESEPFVGRALADGYREKVMLATKLPSWLITKPGDMDKYLNEQLARLATDHIDFYLVHGLNAATWKATSEAGVLDFLDDAIDDGRIRYPCFSFHAALPLFKEIVDAYDWTFAQIQYNFMDEQYQAGTEGLQYAAKKGIGIVVMEPLRGGLLAKEIPATKDILAHAPVQRTPVEWGLRWVWNHPEVTVALSGMSAMEQVVENIACAEQGKAGSLSKDDLAVIANVKKALAERVKIPCTGCRYCTPCENGVGIPECFEFYNQAHIYDAKEHAGGIYGWALSGIFGGIPAYASCCTECGACEEKCPQGLPIRKHLKEVAEFFGK is encoded by the coding sequence ATGCTGTACAGGAGATTCCCTAAGGTCCACCAGGATATATCGATCCTCGGGTTCGGGTGTATGCGCCTGCCGGTGCTCGAAAACCAGCAGATAAACGAACCGCTTGCAACAGAGATGGCGCGGTACGCCATCGACCACGGTGTCAACTACGTGGACACCGCGTACCCCTACCACAACGGGGAGAGCGAACCATTCGTGGGCCGGGCGCTTGCCGACGGCTACCGCGAGAAAGTCATGCTCGCCACCAAGCTCCCGAGCTGGCTGATCACAAAACCCGGGGACATGGACAAGTACCTCAACGAGCAGCTTGCCCGCCTTGCCACCGACCATATCGACTTCTATCTCGTCCACGGGCTTAACGCGGCCACCTGGAAGGCCACAAGCGAAGCGGGTGTGCTCGACTTCCTCGACGATGCAATAGACGACGGGCGGATCCGGTACCCCTGTTTCTCGTTCCACGCCGCCCTCCCGCTCTTTAAGGAGATCGTAGATGCCTATGACTGGACCTTTGCCCAGATCCAGTACAACTTCATGGACGAACAGTACCAGGCGGGAACCGAAGGCTTGCAGTATGCGGCAAAGAAAGGCATCGGGATCGTGGTGATGGAACCCCTCCGGGGAGGGCTTCTCGCAAAAGAGATCCCGGCAACAAAGGATATCCTTGCACATGCCCCCGTGCAGCGCACCCCTGTGGAGTGGGGCCTGCGCTGGGTCTGGAACCATCCTGAAGTCACTGTTGCGCTCTCGGGCATGTCTGCGATGGAGCAGGTGGTTGAAAATATTGCCTGCGCAGAACAGGGAAAGGCCGGCTCGCTCTCAAAAGACGATCTTGCCGTTATCGCTAATGTGAAAAAGGCGCTCGCAGAACGGGTGAAGATCCCCTGCACCGGCTGCCGGTACTGCACCCCCTGCGAGAACGGGGTCGGGATTCCCGAGTGCTTTGAGTTCTACAACCAGGCGCACATCTACGACGCAAAGGAACACGCCGGCGGGATCTACGGATGGGCCTTAAGCGGGATCTTCGGGGGCATCCCGGCATATGCCTCCTGCTGCACCGAATGCGGGGCCTGCGAGGAAAAGTGCCCCCAGGGCCTCCCGATCAGAAAGCACCTCAAAGAGGTTGCAGAATTTTTCGGGAAATAA
- a CDS encoding 2-hydroxyacid dehydrogenase, with product MKILFCGEGFPEARKQLAALLPDDEILAFPPDQIGSHIADADIVVPTVNRVDEALMKKGHFAFIQQFGVGLEGVDIEAATRNGIRVARIPSEESGNAASVAEHAILFMLMLSRNWNRLARAREENKPLPWGSPEGVALRGKTVCIVGLGGIGRELARRLAGFQVRIVTADDHADRTVPGIEIARRYTLAELPAAVAGADYVVLSLNYTPDRYHLIGKAEIAAMKRGVYLINVARGGLLDEHALLTALKSGQVAGAGLDVFWEEPVDPNHPIFKENVIATPHTGGVTDVSYEGISRAFAENVKRYAAGEKPRYLANDPTTTRRRVP from the coding sequence ATGAAGATCCTCTTCTGCGGCGAGGGCTTCCCCGAGGCAAGGAAGCAGCTGGCCGCACTCCTCCCGGACGACGAGATCCTTGCCTTCCCGCCAGACCAGATCGGTTCCCATATCGCGGATGCAGATATTGTCGTGCCGACCGTCAACCGGGTAGACGAGGCCCTCATGAAAAAGGGGCATTTTGCGTTCATCCAGCAGTTCGGGGTGGGCCTTGAGGGAGTGGACATCGAAGCGGCCACAAGAAACGGCATCCGGGTGGCCCGTATCCCCAGTGAAGAGTCCGGCAATGCCGCATCGGTTGCCGAACACGCCATCCTCTTCATGCTTATGCTCTCGCGGAACTGGAACCGGCTTGCCCGGGCACGGGAAGAGAACAAACCCCTCCCGTGGGGTTCCCCCGAAGGTGTGGCGCTCCGGGGAAAAACAGTCTGCATCGTGGGCCTGGGCGGGATCGGAAGGGAGCTGGCCCGCCGGCTCGCCGGCTTTCAGGTCCGGATCGTGACTGCAGACGACCATGCCGATCGCACGGTGCCGGGCATAGAGATCGCCCGCCGGTATACCCTTGCCGAACTTCCCGCAGCTGTGGCAGGGGCCGACTACGTGGTGCTCTCGCTCAACTACACGCCGGACCGGTACCACCTTATCGGCAAAGCCGAAATTGCTGCCATGAAACGCGGGGTCTATCTCATCAATGTGGCCCGTGGCGGCCTCCTTGATGAGCATGCCCTGCTTACAGCACTAAAAAGCGGGCAGGTGGCCGGCGCCGGTCTTGATGTTTTCTGGGAGGAGCCGGTGGACCCGAACCATCCGATCTTTAAAGAGAACGTGATCGCCACTCCCCATACCGGAGGGGTCACGGACGTCTCGTACGAGGGTATTTCCCGGGCCTTTGCAGAGAATGTGAAACGGTATGCGGCCGGGGAAAAGCCCCGGTATCTCGCAAACGATCCTACAACGACCCGGCGCAGGGTACCGTAG
- a CDS encoding tetratricopeptide repeat protein, translated as MQMKWILLLVVALIAGVVIIVPLLAPGLTPAGIVQDGQATAGDALMLANQSDMALTLYNDALAANPADPVLLKKKAEALIRSGQTGEAEQIYRQLLASYPNDPDVLVRMGDFSSWNGDYPGAIAYYDSALTVQPKNAQILLRDGDANLVLAATQYQEQHAVVLDSLDTYRTAMDEYAQAEKLDPRLSAVVSARTLAADQYEAGGDEQNLIASLRTSS; from the coding sequence ATGCAGATGAAATGGATCCTCCTCCTGGTTGTTGCGCTCATCGCCGGGGTTGTCATCATCGTCCCGCTTCTTGCCCCGGGGCTGACACCGGCAGGTATCGTGCAGGATGGCCAGGCCACGGCGGGAGATGCCCTCATGCTTGCCAACCAGTCCGACATGGCCCTTACCCTGTATAACGATGCCCTGGCCGCAAACCCTGCCGATCCGGTCCTGTTAAAAAAGAAAGCCGAGGCCCTGATACGGTCCGGGCAGACCGGGGAAGCCGAACAGATCTACCGCCAGCTGCTCGCCTCGTACCCCAATGACCCGGATGTCCTTGTCCGGATGGGGGATTTCTCCTCCTGGAACGGGGATTACCCCGGGGCGATCGCGTATTACGATTCTGCACTTACCGTCCAGCCAAAGAACGCACAGATCCTGTTGCGGGACGGGGATGCAAACCTTGTGCTTGCCGCCACCCAGTACCAGGAACAGCATGCCGTTGTCCTTGACTCCCTGGACACCTACCGGACAGCCATGGACGAGTATGCACAGGCAGAAAAGCTCGACCCCCGGCTTTCCGCGGTAGTCTCGGCCCGGACGCTCGCGGCTGACCAGTACGAGGCTGGTGGCGACGAGCAGAATCTTATTGCATCACTCCGGACCTCCTCATAA
- the frhA gene encoding coenzyme F420 hydrogenase subunit alpha, translating to MTRVISISPTIRHEGKSGLVLDVDEKGIVTRGDWVGLSPVRGIERFCTGKKMHQVPKIASRTCGICPVPHVLAGVGAMEASIGCEVPKDALLLRRIIHSASRLSVHALHAFMVLPDLYYPGTDTRINPYSPEPRARAIADRIQRIREIGQDCVQIAGGEAIHPGNPRVGGMYRNISPQAKTKLFDLAKEGNVLAHEHLDCMLALIRDFSRREWVEIGGARVPVPKNLGYHNQGYLATDPLYGTSSLEEHPSFDLARYAEVSPEHWYRGPGEVTYGDPTYPGGGTLPEGTAFDPAREMCPAVPIYDGQPVEVGAAARLRRFSNFDEKGTIGQLVARQMECIPAVTELEDCIDRLNPAGAVRAGTLPPGDGKPGWAANEAPRGTLVHITRVKDRKVRFFKMIVPTSWNMPTAGLALAGSPWQLAEFVIRGYDPCISCASH from the coding sequence ATGACCCGGGTCATTTCCATCTCGCCAACGATACGCCATGAAGGTAAGTCGGGACTCGTCCTGGATGTTGACGAAAAGGGGATTGTTACCCGGGGGGACTGGGTCGGGTTGTCACCGGTCCGGGGGATCGAGCGGTTCTGTACCGGAAAGAAGATGCACCAGGTACCAAAGATTGCCTCCCGGACCTGCGGTATCTGCCCGGTGCCCCATGTGCTCGCGGGCGTCGGGGCCATGGAAGCCTCGATCGGCTGCGAGGTCCCAAAAGACGCTCTCCTCCTGCGCAGGATCATCCATAGTGCGTCGCGCCTCTCGGTCCATGCCCTCCACGCCTTTATGGTGCTCCCGGACCTGTATTACCCCGGCACCGATACCCGGATCAACCCATACTCCCCCGAGCCCCGGGCCCGCGCCATCGCAGACCGGATCCAGCGGATCCGGGAGATCGGGCAGGACTGCGTGCAGATAGCGGGCGGCGAGGCGATCCACCCGGGCAACCCCCGGGTGGGCGGGATGTACCGCAATATCTCCCCGCAGGCAAAAACAAAACTCTTCGATCTGGCAAAAGAGGGAAATGTCCTTGCCCACGAACACCTGGACTGCATGCTTGCCCTGATCCGGGATTTTTCCCGGCGGGAGTGGGTGGAGATCGGTGGCGCCCGGGTGCCGGTCCCAAAGAACCTCGGATACCACAACCAGGGCTATCTTGCCACGGACCCGCTGTACGGCACCTCAAGCCTTGAGGAGCACCCGTCCTTTGACCTTGCACGGTATGCGGAAGTATCGCCTGAACACTGGTACCGGGGGCCGGGGGAGGTTACGTACGGGGATCCCACCTATCCCGGGGGCGGGACGTTACCTGAGGGGACCGCGTTTGATCCCGCACGGGAGATGTGCCCGGCCGTGCCCATCTATGACGGGCAGCCGGTCGAGGTCGGGGCTGCGGCACGGCTCCGGCGTTTTTCGAATTTTGACGAGAAAGGCACGATCGGGCAGCTCGTGGCCCGGCAGATGGAGTGCATCCCGGCCGTAACCGAACTGGAGGACTGCATTGACCGGCTCAATCCCGCAGGGGCAGTCCGTGCGGGCACACTTCCCCCCGGCGACGGGAAGCCGGGCTGGGCAGCAAACGAGGCCCCCCGCGGGACACTGGTCCACATCACCCGGGTCAAGGATCGGAAGGTCCGGTTCTTCAAGATGATCGTTCCCACGTCATGGAACATGCCGACCGCCGGCCTTGCGCTTGCCGGTTCGCCCTGGCAGCTTGCCGAGTTTGTTATCCGGGGCTACGACCCGTGCATATCCTGTGCGTCGCACTAA